CATCGAGCTGATCCGCCTGATGGTCGAAAAAGTCAAGAACAACGAGAAGCTCAAACCCATCCACGTCCCCATCACCAAGCGCGCCCTCGTCATCGGCGCCGGCATCGCCGGCATCCAGGCGGCCCTCGACATCGCCAACATGGGCCACGAGGTCGTGCTCGTCGAGCGCGAGCCCAGCGTGGGCGGCCACATGCTCCAGCTCTCCGAGACCTTCCCCACCCTCGACTGCTCGCAGTGCATCCTCACCCCCCGCATGGTCGAGGTGGCCCGCCACAAGAAGATCAAGCTCTACACCTGGAGCGAAGTGGATGCGGTGGACGGCTACATCGGGAACTTCGAGATCACGATCCGCATGAAGCCGCGGAGCGTGGACCTCGCCAAGTGCACGGGCTGCGGCACCTGCTGGCAGAAGTGCCCCTCGCGCACCATCCCCAGCGAATTCAACGCCGGCATCACCGTGCCCGACCCCGAGAACCCCAAGAAGCGCCTCGGCTACCGCACCGCCATCTACACGCCCTGCCCCCAGGCCGTGCCCAACAAGCCGGTGATTGACCGCGCCAACTGCCTCTGGTTCCAGAAGGGCAAGTGCGGCGTCTGCGCCAAGGTGTGCCCCACCAAGGCCGTGGACTACGAACAGAAGGAAGAACTGGTCAAGGAAAAGGTCGGCGCCATCGTGGTGGCCACCGGCTATCAGGTGTGGAGCGTGGCCAAGGCCGCCGCCGACTACCCCTACATCGGCTACGGCGAATACGGCTACGGCACCCACCCCGACATCCTGGACGGCCTCCAGTTCGAGCGCCTGCTGAGCGCCAGCGGCCCCACCGGCGGCAAGGTGCGCCGCCCCTCCGACGGCAGGGAAGCCAAGTCCGTCGCCTTCCTCTCCTGCGTCGGCTCGCGCGACAACGAGAAGGGCTTCACCTACTGCTCGAAAATCTGCTGCATGTACCTGGCCAAGCACGCCATGCTCTACAAGCACAAGGTGCATGACGGCCAGGCCTACAACTTCTACATGGACATCCGGGCCGGCGGCAAGACGTATGACGAGTTCACCCGCCGCGCCGTCGAGGAAGACGACCTGTGCTACTTCCGCGGGCGCGTCTCGCGCATCTACCCGCGCGGCGACAAGCTCGTGGTGCAGGGCGCCGACACCCTGTCGAACGCCCAGGTGGAGGTGGAGGTGGACCTCGTGGTGCTGGGCACGGCCATGATCGCCCAGCCCGATGCCGAGGCCATGGCCCAGAAGCTCCACGTGGCGTTCGACAAGGACCGCTTCTTCTCCGAGGCGCACCCCAAGCTGCGCCCCGTAGAGGCGCAGACGGCCGGCGTGTTCTTCGCGGGCGCCTGCCAGGGGCCCAAGGACATTCCCGAGAGCGTGGCCCAGGCCTCCGCGGCCGCCAGCAAGGTGGGCGCCCTGCTGAACGCCAACGAACTCGAGCGCGAGCCCATCGTGGCCAGCGTGCACCGCACCGCGCCGCCCGTCTACTCCATCTGCTTCGGCTGCTTCTTCTGCGAGCGCATCTGCCCCTACGGGGCCATCGAACGCGAGGAGATTCGCGACCGCAAGGGCAACCTCCTCAAGACCGTCGCCCGGGTCAACGAGGGCCTCTGCGGCGGCTGCGGCCTGTGCGCCGCCGCCTGCCGCGCCCACGCCGTGACCCTCAAGGGCTTCAACGACGAGCAACTCTACGCTGTCGTGAATGCGTTGGGCGAGGAGTAGGAAACCATCTCGGAACCCTCGGGGGCGGCCCAGTGACGCCCCCGAGGACAACGCGCGAAAGGAAGCCGACCCAGCACTGCCATGCCTACCACCGAGAAGGAGTTCGAGCCGCGGATCGTGGCCTTCGTCTGCAACTGGTGCACCTACGCCGGCGCCGACCTGGCGGGCACGAGCCGCCTGAAGTACGCCTCGAACGTGCGCGTGATCCGCGTGCCGTGCAGCGGCCGCGTGGACCCCAACTTCGTCATCAAGGCGTTCGAGCGCGGGGCCGACGGAGTGCTGGTCAGCGGATGCCACCCGGGCGACTGCCACTATGCCGAGGGCAACTACTACGCGCGGCGGCGATGGACCATCTTCCGCGACCTGCTGCACTTCATGGGCGTGGAGGACGAGCGCCTCCAGTTCTCGTGGGTCTCGGCCGCCGAGGGCGCCAAGTGGGCCGAGCTGATCAACGACCTGACCGCCAAGCTGCGCAAGGTGGGCCCGTTCACCGGCTACCGCGAGCTGGCCGAAGCCTCGCGCGGGCCGTGCTGAGGAGCGATCCGGTTGTAGGGGCAACGCGTGCCGATTGACATCTTCGACACCGAGAGGCCGGCGCCGGACCGGGTGTTCCGCTACCCGCTCTACGAGCGCTTCCTGTGGGTGACGGTGGTTGCCGCCGGCATCGCGGTCGCCGTGTTCTTCGGCCAGGTGCGCGACTTCGTGAGAACCGAAGGCCCCCGCGCCTGGATCGTGATCGGCGTCGTGGCCTTCTTCCTCTTGCTCACCATCTGGATCTCGCTGCGCGCCTGGCTGTCGAAGGTCGTGATCTCGCCCGTATCGCTCAAGGCCACGGTCTTCGGCCAGGGCGTCCAGCGGATCAGTTGGGTGCACATCCAGAAGGTGATCTACCGATGGCGCCCCCTGGGCCACAAGCTCATCTTCATCGGCAGCGACGGCGCCCGTGTGAGCTTCCGCTCGTGCATCCAGGGCTACGAGCAACTGCTCGCCTTCATCCGCGAGAGCTCGCCGGAACACGTGCTCGACCAGCTCGACGCCATCTTCGGCGAACCCGAGGAGGAAGAGGAAGAAGAACCGGAGGCGAAGTCCCCGGAGCCCGAGGAGCCAGCCCCCACAAGAGAGGCAGCGGCCAAGCCCGAGCCGCCGGCCAAGCCAGAGCGCAAGGAACCGCCGCCCGCGCCTCCGCCTGCCCAGGACCAACCCGCCGAGGTCTCGCCTCAGGATGGCGACGAGCCAGGCGACGACGACGATGAAGAGGGCGAGGACGACGAGGGCGAAAGCGACACCGATGAGGGCGAGGGCGACGAGGACAGCGAGGACGACGAGGACGCCCCCGACGAAGAGGAGCCGAAATGGTGGCAGTTCTGGAAGTAGGCCGGCCGTCGCCGCCGCCCCAGACACCTCCCGTCGCCGACGCGAGGCCCAGGCCACGAAACTGAGTACGACCGAGCTATGACTCAAGCCATCGGAGCAAACCAGAGCAAGCCATGAGCACACCGTCCGAGACATTGCAGGCGCGCGCCCGCTCGCTGCTGGAAAGCGGCGAGGCCCACCTGGTGATTGGCCACGGCGCAGGCACCAACCCCCAGAAGACCACCCCCGTCTTCATCACGCGGGCGGAGGACGTCGGCCAGCTCGTCCTCAACCCCTTCTGCGTC
This window of the Planctomycetota bacterium genome carries:
- a CDS encoding CoB--CoM heterodisulfide reductase iron-sulfur subunit A family protein gives rise to the protein MSRIGVFICHCGENIGSVVNCEAAAEALKTHPGVVFSTDYKYMCSDPGQNLIKKAIEDHKLTGVVVAACSPRMHEPTFRNAVAEKGLNPFLCEMANIREHCSWVHPDKAEATQKAIELIRLMVEKVKNNEKLKPIHVPITKRALVIGAGIAGIQAALDIANMGHEVVLVEREPSVGGHMLQLSETFPTLDCSQCILTPRMVEVARHKKIKLYTWSEVDAVDGYIGNFEITIRMKPRSVDLAKCTGCGTCWQKCPSRTIPSEFNAGITVPDPENPKKRLGYRTAIYTPCPQAVPNKPVIDRANCLWFQKGKCGVCAKVCPTKAVDYEQKEELVKEKVGAIVVATGYQVWSVAKAAADYPYIGYGEYGYGTHPDILDGLQFERLLSASGPTGGKVRRPSDGREAKSVAFLSCVGSRDNEKGFTYCSKICCMYLAKHAMLYKHKVHDGQAYNFYMDIRAGGKTYDEFTRRAVEEDDLCYFRGRVSRIYPRGDKLVVQGADTLSNAQVEVEVDLVVLGTAMIAQPDAEAMAQKLHVAFDKDRFFSEAHPKLRPVEAQTAGVFFAGACQGPKDIPESVAQASAAASKVGALLNANELEREPIVASVHRTAPPVYSICFGCFFCERICPYGAIEREEIRDRKGNLLKTVARVNEGLCGGCGLCAAACRAHAVTLKGFNDEQLYAVVNALGEE
- a CDS encoding hydrogenase iron-sulfur subunit gives rise to the protein MPTTEKEFEPRIVAFVCNWCTYAGADLAGTSRLKYASNVRVIRVPCSGRVDPNFVIKAFERGADGVLVSGCHPGDCHYAEGNYYARRRWTIFRDLLHFMGVEDERLQFSWVSAAEGAKWAELINDLTAKLRKVGPFTGYRELAEASRGPC